One segment of Gaiellales bacterium DNA contains the following:
- the gap gene encoding type I glyceraldehyde-3-phosphate dehydrogenase → MSVRVAINGFGRIGRNVFRAARDRGGDFEIVAVNDLTSADTLAHLLTYDSIHGRYPDEVSARSDALVVNGKDVKVCSERDPAALPWGDLGVDIVVESTGFFTKRDGAAKHIEAGAKKVVISAPATDPDVTICMGVNDDVYDADNHNIISNASCTTNCLAPLVKVLIDSFGIQRGFMTTAHAYTGDQMLLDGPHKDLRRARAAATNVVPTTTGAAKAIGIVIPEMQGKLDGISLRVPVPDGSITDLAVIVDREVTKEEVNAAFAAAADTGRMTGILQYADAPLVSGDIVGNPYSSIFDSKLTMANGNLVKVLAWYDNEWGYSCRVVDLINHIS, encoded by the coding sequence ATGAGTGTGCGCGTGGCGATCAATGGGTTCGGCCGCATCGGCCGCAACGTGTTCCGAGCGGCCAGGGATCGGGGCGGTGACTTCGAGATCGTGGCGGTCAACGACCTGACCAGCGCCGACACGCTCGCTCACCTGCTGACCTACGACAGCATCCACGGCCGCTACCCCGACGAGGTGTCCGCGCGCAGCGACGCACTCGTGGTGAACGGCAAGGACGTGAAGGTCTGCTCCGAGCGCGACCCGGCCGCTCTGCCGTGGGGGGACCTCGGCGTGGACATCGTGGTCGAGTCGACCGGGTTCTTCACGAAGCGCGACGGGGCCGCGAAGCACATCGAGGCGGGTGCGAAGAAGGTCGTCATCAGCGCCCCGGCGACCGACCCGGACGTGACCATCTGCATGGGCGTGAACGACGACGTTTACGATGCTGACAACCACAACATCATCTCCAACGCATCGTGTACGACGAACTGCCTGGCCCCGCTCGTGAAGGTGCTGATCGACTCGTTCGGCATCCAGCGGGGCTTCATGACCACGGCACACGCCTACACCGGCGACCAGATGCTGCTGGACGGGCCGCACAAGGATCTGCGGCGTGCGCGCGCCGCCGCCACGAACGTGGTTCCGACCACGACCGGCGCGGCCAAGGCGATCGGCATCGTGATCCCGGAGATGCAGGGCAAGCTGGACGGGATATCGCTGCGGGTGCCGGTTCCGGACGGCTCGATCACCGACCTTGCCGTGATCGTCGACCGCGAGGTGACCAAGGAGGAGGTCAACGCGGCCTTCGCCGCGGCCGCCGACACCGGACGCATGACCGGCATCCTCCAGTACGCCGATGCACCGCTCGTCTCCGGTGACATCGTCGGCAATCCGTACAGCTCGATCTTCGACTCGAAGCTGACGATGGCCAACGGGAACCTTGTGAAGGTGCTTGCCTGGTATGACAACGAGTGGGGGTACTCGTGCCGGGTGGTGGACCTGATCAACCACATCTCGTGA
- a CDS encoding gluconeogenesis factor YvcK family protein yields MPLIPDQPPQLDFAPASRSRNRVRVVCLGGGTGLSMILRGVKRLSNVTAVVTTTDDGGSSGRLRRDFGMPAPGDVRHCLSALAEDESLVGQLFEHRFIAGELAGHSFGNLFLAGLTDLLGSFDQAVLESARVLAVVGRVVPSTTDVVELVAEMEDGRTVRGETAIAADGSSIRTVRLDPPDPLAHPRALQAIERADLIVMGPGSLFTSTLPPLLVPGIREAVRAAKVPRIYVCNLLQQPGETEGYRASDHVARIFEHVGDDLVDAVLVSRNRAEHGVPVPVDRGGLRRQGVRVFGGRLAGEWQHDAEKLARTLVRLSRWNRDELQ; encoded by the coding sequence ATGCCGCTGATCCCCGATCAGCCACCGCAGCTCGACTTCGCGCCCGCATCCCGATCGCGCAACCGCGTCCGCGTCGTCTGCCTCGGTGGCGGCACCGGCCTCTCGATGATCCTGCGCGGCGTCAAGCGGCTCAGCAACGTCACCGCGGTGGTCACGACCACCGACGACGGTGGCAGCTCCGGCCGCCTGCGCCGGGACTTCGGCATGCCCGCGCCCGGCGACGTCCGCCACTGCCTGTCCGCGCTCGCCGAGGACGAGTCGCTGGTCGGCCAGCTCTTCGAGCACCGTTTCATCGCCGGCGAGCTGGCCGGCCATAGCTTCGGCAACCTCTTCCTGGCCGGGCTCACGGATCTGCTGGGCAGCTTCGATCAGGCCGTGCTCGAGTCCGCCCGGGTGCTCGCCGTCGTGGGCCGCGTGGTGCCGAGCACCACGGATGTCGTCGAGCTCGTCGCCGAGATGGAGGATGGGCGCACGGTGCGAGGCGAGACCGCCATCGCCGCCGACGGATCCTCCATCCGCACGGTGCGGCTCGATCCGCCCGACCCGCTCGCCCATCCGCGCGCGCTCCAGGCGATCGAGCGCGCCGACCTGATCGTCATGGGCCCGGGCAGCCTCTTCACCAGCACGCTCCCCCCGCTGCTCGTCCCCGGCATCCGCGAGGCCGTTCGCGCCGCGAAGGTGCCGCGCATCTACGTCTGCAACCTGCTGCAGCAGCCCGGCGAGACCGAGGGCTACCGCGCCTCGGACCACGTCGCCCGCATCTTCGAGCACGTCGGTGACGACCTGGTCGACGCCGTCCTCGTCAGCCGCAACCGCGCCGAGCACGGCGTGCCCGTGCCGGTCGACCGCGGCGGGCTGCGCCGGCAGGGCGTCCGCGTGTTCGGCGGGCGGCTCGCCGGTGAGTGGCAGCACGATGCCGAGAAGCTCGCGCGCACGCTCGTCCGGCTGTCCCGGTGGAACCGCGATGAGCTTCAGTGA
- a CDS encoding alpha/beta hydrolase: protein MQAAEHRVTTPDGRTLAVHDTGDPDGAFVFAMHGTPGCGEVLPAVSESARELGLRLLAHDRPGYGGSTRQPGRTIADVAADVAAIADEFGADRFGVWGASGGGPHALACAALLSDRVVGAAAIASPAPYGAEGLDYFAGMGELNVMEVDIIAEGPERHIAWLQEEADGMLSGSPQALREGLSTLLSPVDAAALTDELAAFLHDSFVCAVANGVEGWHDESVADLGDWGFRVDAVGVPVQVWHGGEDRFVPGAHGRWLAAHIPGAELHFHPELGHISLIERCVPEVQAWLAARLA from the coding sequence GTGCAGGCCGCTGAACACCGCGTGACCACGCCGGACGGGCGGACGCTCGCCGTCCACGACACCGGGGACCCCGACGGCGCGTTCGTCTTCGCGATGCACGGGACGCCGGGCTGTGGCGAGGTGCTGCCGGCCGTCAGCGAGAGCGCGCGTGAGCTGGGCCTGCGGCTGCTCGCGCACGACCGGCCCGGATACGGCGGGTCGACGCGGCAGCCGGGCCGGACGATCGCCGACGTGGCCGCGGATGTCGCCGCGATCGCCGACGAGTTCGGCGCTGACCGGTTCGGCGTCTGGGGCGCCTCCGGCGGCGGTCCGCACGCGCTTGCGTGCGCCGCGCTGCTGTCCGATCGGGTGGTCGGCGCGGCGGCGATCGCGTCGCCCGCACCGTACGGTGCCGAGGGCCTCGACTATTTCGCGGGCATGGGTGAGCTGAATGTTATGGAGGTGGACATCATCGCCGAGGGGCCGGAGCGGCATATCGCGTGGCTCCAGGAGGAGGCGGACGGCATGCTCTCGGGCAGCCCGCAGGCTCTACGCGAGGGGCTGTCGACCCTGCTGTCCCCCGTCGACGCGGCCGCGCTCACCGACGAGCTCGCGGCATTCCTCCACGACTCGTTCGTCTGCGCGGTTGCCAATGGCGTGGAGGGGTGGCACGACGAATCGGTTGCCGACCTTGGGGACTGGGGGTTCCGGGTCGACGCCGTCGGCGTGCCGGTGCAGGTGTGGCACGGCGGCGAGGACAGGTTCGTGCCGGGCGCCCACGGCCGGTGGCTCGCGGCTCACATCCCGGGCGCGGAGCTGCACTTCCACCCTGAGCTGGGGCACATCAGCCTGATCGAACGATGCGTGCCAGAGGTGCAGGCGTGGCTGGCCGCGCGCCTGGCGTGA
- the uvrC gene encoding excinuclease ABC subunit UvrC — MPTLARNETLEAQLKALPDRPGVYLFHGRDGEVLYVGKAKSIRKRVQSYFRREAYATVKTAELVDRIEEIEFVGAGSEHEALLLEQNLIKRHRPPFNIRLRDDKSYPYIAVTIGDEYPRVMFTRERHRRGVLYFGPYSSAKKVRETLDVLNRVFPYRPCEGPRPGRRSGVPCLDHHIGRCAAPCVGLISKDEYATVIENVVEFLSGRVRPLERRLEEQMKGAAAAHEYEEAARYRNRLTAVRHLAERQVADHVGSQTGDVLAVAVSDTTANVQLFQLRDGRLADRRSFYLDNAGGESESDVLWGFAVEYYGGQVAIPPSVIVPGGFEDADLLAMFLTERRGATVEVRAAQRGEKRRLVELARRNAEMALEHDRLVAQRTRARRVEALEELRERLNLESLPVRIECFDISNLGESNPVASMVVFEDAVAKRSDYRKFGIRHDGGQDDFASMAEVVGRRFARMSNPTANEFDASFSTCPNLVVIDGGKGQLGAALKAMAEHDLPRVAVIALAKQEEEVYLPGRAEPVILERGSPGLQLLQRIRDEAHRFAVGFHRQRRARSAVDSIFDGLPGVGPARRKVLMQHFRTAGALTSASREQLEAVPGLPPKVGRQIHEALHKTG; from the coding sequence ATGCCCACGCTTGCCCGCAACGAGACGCTGGAGGCCCAGCTCAAGGCCCTGCCCGACCGCCCGGGTGTCTACCTGTTCCACGGCCGGGACGGGGAGGTGCTGTACGTCGGCAAGGCCAAGTCGATCCGCAAGCGCGTGCAGTCGTACTTTCGCCGCGAGGCGTATGCGACGGTCAAGACCGCCGAGCTCGTCGACCGGATCGAAGAGATCGAGTTCGTCGGCGCCGGCAGCGAGCATGAGGCGCTGCTGCTCGAGCAGAACCTGATCAAGCGGCACCGGCCTCCGTTCAACATCCGGCTGCGCGACGACAAGTCGTATCCCTACATCGCGGTCACGATCGGAGACGAGTACCCGCGCGTCATGTTCACGCGCGAGCGCCACCGGCGCGGGGTGCTCTACTTCGGGCCGTACTCGAGCGCGAAGAAGGTGCGCGAGACGCTGGACGTGCTGAACCGGGTGTTCCCGTACCGGCCCTGCGAGGGCCCTCGCCCGGGCAGGCGCTCCGGGGTGCCCTGCCTCGACCACCACATCGGGCGTTGCGCCGCGCCCTGCGTCGGCCTGATCTCGAAGGACGAGTACGCGACGGTGATCGAGAACGTCGTCGAGTTCCTGAGCGGACGCGTGCGGCCGCTGGAGCGGCGGCTGGAGGAGCAGATGAAGGGTGCCGCGGCGGCGCACGAGTACGAGGAGGCGGCGCGCTACCGCAACCGCCTCACCGCGGTGCGGCACCTGGCCGAGCGGCAGGTGGCCGACCACGTCGGATCGCAGACCGGCGACGTGCTGGCGGTTGCCGTATCGGACACGACTGCGAACGTCCAGTTGTTCCAGCTGCGTGACGGGCGGCTGGCCGACCGGCGCAGCTTCTACCTGGACAACGCCGGGGGCGAGAGCGAGTCGGACGTCCTCTGGGGCTTCGCGGTCGAGTACTACGGCGGGCAGGTCGCGATCCCACCGTCGGTGATCGTGCCCGGTGGCTTCGAGGACGCGGATCTGCTCGCCATGTTCCTGACCGAGCGGCGCGGCGCCACCGTCGAGGTGCGGGCCGCGCAGCGCGGCGAGAAGCGGCGGCTCGTGGAGCTGGCGCGGCGGAACGCCGAGATGGCGCTCGAGCATGACCGGCTGGTGGCGCAGCGGACGCGGGCGCGGCGGGTGGAGGCGCTGGAGGAGCTGCGCGAGCGGCTGAACCTGGAGTCGCTCCCCGTCCGGATCGAATGCTTCGATATCTCGAACCTGGGTGAGTCGAACCCGGTCGCGTCGATGGTCGTATTCGAGGACGCGGTCGCGAAGCGGTCGGACTACCGCAAGTTCGGGATCCGCCACGACGGTGGACAGGACGACTTCGCGAGCATGGCCGAGGTGGTCGGCCGCCGCTTCGCACGGATGTCGAACCCGACGGCCAACGAGTTCGACGCGAGCTTCTCCACGTGCCCGAACCTCGTCGTGATCGACGGCGGGAAGGGACAGCTCGGCGCAGCGCTCAAGGCGATGGCGGAGCACGACCTCCCGCGCGTCGCGGTGATCGCGCTGGCAAAGCAGGAGGAGGAGGTGTACCTGCCCGGGCGTGCCGAGCCGGTGATCCTCGAGCGGGGGTCGCCGGGCCTGCAGCTGCTGCAGCGGATCCGCGACGAGGCGCACCGGTTCGCGGTCGGCTTCCACCGCCAGCGGCGTGCGCGCTCGGCGGTCGACTCGATCTTCGACGGCCTGCCCGGAGTCGGCCCGGCACGGCGCAAGGTGCTGATGCAGCACTTCCGGACGGCCGGGGCACTCACGTCGGCGTCCCGGGAGCAGCTGGAGGCGGTGCCGGGCCTGCCGCCGAAGGTCGGCCGCCAGATCCACGAGGCACTGCACAAGACGGGCTGA
- a CDS encoding phosphoglycerate kinase yields MRSVRDLEVAGKRVLVRADLNVPLGEGGTVADDTRIRAALPTVELLLERGATVILCSHLGRPKGEPKPELSLRPVADRISELLGVDVAFGDEQGQLSLLENLRFDSREERNDPAFAAELAARADLFVQDAFGAVHRAHASTVGVAALLPAAAGLLLEAELNAFRNLLDDPDHPFVVVIGGVKVADKIGVIDRMTQLADSVLIGGAMAFTFLAADGVDVGASRHEDEDGQETARTAMADARDRGCELLLPRDVIVADRFAADAATSVVPVAEIPSGWMGLDIGPQTAELYAGRLSGAHTIFWNGPMGVFELEPFAQGTLAVARAVAESDAVSVVGGGDSVAAVNVAGVADAITHVSTGGGAALELIEGKPLPGVEALEGSPV; encoded by the coding sequence GTGAGGAGCGTCCGCGACCTCGAGGTCGCCGGCAAGCGCGTGCTCGTGCGCGCCGACCTCAACGTGCCGCTCGGTGAGGGCGGAACCGTCGCGGACGACACGCGGATCAGGGCCGCCCTGCCGACGGTCGAGCTGCTGCTGGAGCGCGGCGCGACCGTGATCCTCTGCTCGCACCTCGGCCGCCCGAAGGGCGAGCCGAAGCCCGAGCTCTCGCTGCGACCGGTGGCCGACCGGATCTCGGAGCTGCTCGGCGTCGACGTGGCGTTCGGTGACGAGCAGGGCCAGCTGTCGCTGCTCGAGAACCTGCGCTTCGATTCCCGCGAGGAGCGGAACGATCCCGCCTTTGCGGCGGAGCTGGCCGCGCGGGCCGATCTCTTCGTGCAGGACGCGTTCGGCGCGGTGCATCGCGCGCACGCCTCCACCGTGGGCGTCGCGGCGCTATTGCCGGCCGCGGCGGGCCTCCTGCTCGAGGCCGAGCTGAACGCCTTCCGCAACCTGCTGGACGACCCGGATCATCCGTTCGTCGTGGTCATCGGCGGCGTCAAGGTGGCCGACAAGATCGGCGTCATCGACCGCATGACACAGCTCGCCGATTCCGTCCTCATCGGCGGCGCCATGGCGTTCACGTTCCTGGCGGCCGACGGAGTCGACGTCGGCGCGTCGCGTCACGAGGACGAGGATGGCCAGGAGACGGCCCGCACCGCCATGGCTGACGCCCGCGACCGCGGATGCGAGCTCCTGCTCCCGCGCGACGTGATCGTCGCGGACCGGTTCGCCGCCGATGCGGCCACCAGCGTCGTCCCCGTCGCCGAGATTCCCAGCGGTTGGATGGGGCTCGACATCGGCCCGCAGACCGCGGAGCTCTACGCCGGCCGGCTGTCCGGCGCGCACACGATCTTCTGGAACGGGCCGATGGGCGTGTTCGAGCTGGAGCCGTTCGCGCAGGGCACGCTCGCCGTCGCGCGCGCGGTGGCGGAGTCGGACGCCGTCTCGGTGGTCGGCGGCGGCGACTCGGTGGCGGCGGTCAACGTCGCCGGCGTGGCGGACGCCATCACGCACGTGTCGACCGGCGGCGGTGCGGCGCTCGAGCTGATCGAGGGCAAGCCGCTGCCGGGCGTCGAGGCGCTCGAGGGCTCGCCTGTATGA
- a CDS encoding NlpC/P60 family protein yields the protein MRQRGQVSVPACALLVVLMLAGALIGYLGGVDQAGASVQRAADMAALAAGRRLADDPTASAADVRSAAAGSAAANGARLVAVDVIGDPVPEAVEVTVETRGGEAVRARARAAVSYAATLPSGTFRPVDLHGLGGRGAVVAAAAAQVGWPYVWGGESRADGGFDCSGLVDFAFGAAGMPLPGRPTAATLWTMAQPIAPAELEPGDLVFVGAPSGAPHHVGIYVGEGTVLSAPHTGARVGYSALAGGGWDGYGRLLPAEPGLHADVVDAAARRAGVPGHVVAAELALGLADDPAVAARSLAEAMAAHPEGLEAAVAAQLGDPSAAALVLRHGSGPALHLEVHVRLAPTGADSEASAAEREPPRVPVGVTTPRRPQAGGSLLDHLSTAISVGERAAEGLGERGRAFPLQAVAGISHLSRFAVTGLGALLPDPDWRDAFNLAGSAWDAVSAAADLAGTAGTAGLELAGVGLWAARFSAVGGALSAGLFAMQAIHARRTRDRIGYGMMAAGSVATTAGLATAGGSLIALGATASVIPPVGLGLMAAGAGLCVGGYLVRHPEWCRRGLRLGGAVLDTAWRVQTAPVRVAASVGGSVVDGARSLVSSLPTPW from the coding sequence GTGAGGCAGCGAGGACAGGTCTCGGTGCCCGCGTGCGCGCTGCTCGTGGTGCTGATGCTGGCCGGCGCGCTGATCGGGTACCTGGGCGGTGTCGACCAGGCCGGCGCGAGCGTCCAGCGGGCGGCGGACATGGCGGCGCTTGCGGCCGGAAGGCGGCTGGCCGACGACCCCACGGCCTCTGCGGCCGATGTGCGGTCGGCCGCGGCCGGCTCGGCCGCTGCGAACGGCGCCCGGCTGGTCGCCGTCGACGTGATCGGCGATCCGGTGCCCGAAGCGGTCGAGGTGACCGTCGAGACCCGAGGGGGTGAGGCCGTGCGCGCACGCGCACGTGCCGCGGTGTCGTACGCGGCGACGCTGCCGAGCGGAACGTTCCGGCCGGTGGACCTGCATGGGCTGGGCGGGCGCGGAGCGGTGGTGGCCGCGGCCGCGGCGCAGGTGGGATGGCCGTATGTGTGGGGTGGCGAGAGCCGTGCCGACGGCGGGTTCGACTGCAGCGGTCTGGTCGACTTCGCCTTCGGGGCGGCAGGGATGCCGCTGCCCGGCCGGCCGACCGCGGCCACGCTCTGGACGATGGCGCAGCCGATCGCCCCGGCCGAGCTCGAGCCGGGAGACCTCGTATTCGTCGGCGCGCCGTCCGGAGCGCCGCATCACGTCGGCATCTACGTCGGCGAGGGGACGGTGCTGTCTGCGCCGCACACCGGCGCGCGCGTTGGCTACTCGGCGCTTGCCGGCGGCGGATGGGACGGCTACGGCCGGCTGCTGCCCGCCGAGCCCGGCCTGCACGCCGACGTGGTCGACGCGGCTGCGCGGCGCGCCGGGGTCCCCGGGCACGTGGTAGCTGCCGAGCTGGCGCTGGGGCTTGCGGATGACCCGGCCGTGGCCGCGCGATCGCTGGCCGAGGCGATGGCCGCCCATCCCGAGGGGCTGGAGGCGGCGGTGGCGGCCCAGCTGGGAGACCCGTCCGCAGCGGCACTCGTCCTGCGGCACGGCAGCGGGCCCGCGCTTCACCTCGAGGTGCATGTCCGTCTGGCTCCGACCGGCGCCGACTCCGAGGCCTCCGCCGCGGAGCGAGAGCCGCCGCGGGTTCCGGTCGGTGTCACCACGCCGAGGCGGCCGCAGGCCGGAGGATCCCTGCTCGACCATCTCAGCACGGCGATCAGCGTGGGCGAGCGCGCCGCGGAGGGGCTGGGCGAGCGAGGGCGGGCATTCCCGCTGCAGGCGGTCGCCGGCATCAGCCATCTCTCTCGATTCGCCGTCACGGGGCTCGGGGCGCTGCTGCCGGATCCGGATTGGCGCGACGCGTTCAACCTCGCCGGCTCGGCGTGGGATGCGGTCAGCGCAGCAGCGGATCTCGCCGGCACCGCCGGAACCGCCGGGCTCGAGCTGGCCGGGGTCGGGCTGTGGGCGGCGCGCTTCAGCGCTGTCGGCGGGGCGCTGTCGGCCGGTCTGTTCGCGATGCAGGCGATCCATGCGCGACGCACCCGCGACCGGATCGGATACGGCATGATGGCCGCCGGCAGCGTTGCGACCACCGCCGGGTTGGCGACCGCCGGCGGCTCGCTGATTGCGCTGGGCGCGACCGCGTCGGTCATCCCGCCCGTCGGGCTCGGGCTGATGGCGGCCGGGGCCGGCCTCTGTGTCGGCGGATATCTGGTTCGCCACCCCGAGTGGTGCCGTCGCGGGCTGCGCCTGGGCGGCGCGGTGCTCGACACGGCGTGGCGCGTGCAGACGGCTCCGGTGCGGGTCGCGGCCTCGGTCGGCGGCTCGGTCGTCGACGGCGCCCGATCGCTGGTGTCGTCGCTGCCGACGCCGTGGTAG
- a CDS encoding chlorite dismutase family protein, protein MSEQNGVPANNSAGEERQFVHFSFYKLDRAFRQLPEAEREAALAEFAAVVDEHAERFPIRSYTMVGVRADADIMLWKVSERLEDFQEFATALHATALGAYLDTPYAYLSMTRRSQYVKGEGRSMHKRGRIMWNPDSKYLLIYPMVKTRAWYQLSKPARQGIMNEHIATGHQFPTVKINTTYSFGIDDQEFVVAFETDFVGDFLDLMMTLRETEASRYTERDTPIFTCRSGEIRDVLATLGAVAVAAPVDA, encoded by the coding sequence ATGAGCGAGCAGAACGGCGTCCCTGCAAACAACTCAGCCGGCGAGGAGCGCCAGTTCGTGCACTTCTCGTTCTACAAGCTCGACCGCGCCTTCCGGCAGCTGCCCGAAGCCGAGCGCGAGGCGGCGCTGGCCGAGTTCGCCGCGGTCGTCGACGAGCACGCGGAGCGGTTTCCGATCCGGTCGTACACGATGGTGGGCGTCCGTGCGGACGCCGACATCATGCTCTGGAAGGTGTCGGAGCGGCTCGAGGACTTCCAAGAGTTCGCAACCGCACTGCACGCGACGGCGCTCGGCGCATACCTCGACACGCCGTACGCGTACCTGTCGATGACCAGGCGCTCGCAGTACGTGAAGGGCGAGGGGCGCTCGATGCACAAGCGCGGGCGCATCATGTGGAACCCGGACTCGAAGTACCTGCTGATCTACCCGATGGTCAAGACCCGTGCCTGGTACCAGCTGAGCAAGCCGGCGCGCCAGGGGATCATGAACGAGCACATCGCCACCGGGCATCAGTTTCCGACCGTGAAGATCAACACGACGTACTCGTTCGGGATCGACGACCAGGAGTTCGTGGTGGCCTTCGAGACCGACTTCGTCGGCGACTTCCTCGATCTCATGATGACGCTGCGCGAGACCGAGGCGAGTCGCTACACCGAGCGGGACACGCCGATCTTCACCTGCCGCTCGGGCGAGATCCGCGACGTGCTGGCCACGCTCGGCGCGGTGGCGGTCGCCGCGCCGGTCGACGCCTGA
- the whiA gene encoding DNA-binding protein WhiA has product MSFSEDVRRELVARPPAKPCCGLAFLSGLIRHCGALQVRAGGELAVVAELADPAAARLAFSLLRDRGGDCEILSFREHRFERRNRVLLRIAGGGSLQLLHEAGILSTGLAPLADPPERIVRRTCCRGAYLRGAFVASGSVSAPRRPAHLELRTPEREAAESLAAVAAREGIPMRAAVRRGNALAYLKSREGVRDLLALIGAHDAVLSFEEAEVISATREAANRATNCDRANLGRASDAAHRQREAIAALDLDDLAPELRRVAELRLAHPDSSMAELGQRARPPMTKSTVARRMKTLIFLTKT; this is encoded by the coding sequence ATGAGCTTCAGTGAGGACGTCCGCCGCGAGCTCGTCGCGAGGCCACCGGCGAAGCCGTGCTGCGGCCTCGCCTTCCTCTCCGGCCTGATCCGCCACTGCGGAGCGCTGCAGGTGCGTGCCGGCGGCGAGCTCGCCGTTGTGGCGGAGCTGGCCGACCCGGCGGCGGCCCGCCTTGCCTTCTCCCTGCTTCGCGACCGTGGCGGCGACTGCGAGATCCTGTCGTTCCGCGAGCACCGCTTCGAGCGCCGAAACCGTGTTCTGCTGCGCATCGCCGGCGGCGGCAGCCTGCAGCTCCTGCACGAGGCGGGGATCCTCTCCACGGGGCTGGCGCCGCTCGCGGACCCGCCCGAGCGGATCGTCCGCCGCACGTGCTGCCGGGGCGCCTACCTGCGCGGCGCCTTCGTTGCCTCTGGATCGGTCTCGGCGCCGCGCCGGCCGGCGCACCTTGAGCTGCGGACGCCAGAGCGGGAGGCTGCGGAGTCGCTCGCCGCCGTTGCCGCGCGGGAGGGCATCCCGATGCGCGCGGCCGTCCGCCGCGGCAACGCGCTCGCTTACCTGAAGTCGCGGGAAGGCGTGCGCGACCTGCTCGCCCTGATCGGGGCACACGACGCGGTGCTGTCATTCGAGGAGGCCGAGGTGATCAGCGCCACCCGTGAGGCGGCCAACCGGGCGACGAACTGCGACCGCGCGAACCTGGGCCGCGCGAGCGACGCTGCGCATCGTCAACGTGAGGCGATCGCGGCGCTCGATCTCGACGATCTGGCTCCGGAATTGCGCCGCGTGGCGGAGCTTCGGCTCGCGCATCCGGACAGCTCGATGGCCGAGCTGGGCCAGCGGGCACGGCCGCCGATGACGAAGTCGACGGTCGCCCGTCGCATGAAAACCCTCATTTTCCTTACAAAAACCTAA
- a CDS encoding TadE/TadG family type IV pilus assembly protein — MQRGQASVETSILLPALLIVGLACWQALLVGWTSISAEHAARAAARARLVGDDPRAAASRSLPGAMRDGLRVVAGDDTVVVRVRVPVVVPGLDLELSADARLARQ, encoded by the coding sequence ATGCAGCGAGGACAGGCAAGCGTCGAGACGTCGATTCTGCTGCCGGCGCTGCTGATCGTCGGGCTGGCGTGCTGGCAGGCACTGCTCGTCGGCTGGACGTCGATCTCGGCAGAGCACGCGGCGCGCGCGGCCGCGCGTGCGAGACTCGTGGGAGACGACCCGCGCGCCGCCGCGTCCCGATCGCTTCCCGGCGCGATGCGGGACGGCCTTCGCGTCGTCGCCGGAGACGACACCGTCGTCGTCCGCGTGCGCGTCCCGGTGGTCGTCCCGGGGCTCGATCTCGAGCTCTCGGCCGATGCGCGACTGGCACGCCAGTGA
- a CDS encoding SRPBCC domain-containing protein encodes MRVERWIAAPPERLYEALLDAAAVAAWRVPEGMTSEVHAFEPRVGGRVRVSLSYDDPARVGKSSRRTDTYAGRFTELVPNRRVVEVDEFETDDPALQGAMTMAFELTPERGGTRVTGSHDGLPPGLSEEDNREGWRSALDRLAALLEEA; translated from the coding sequence GTGCGCGTGGAGCGCTGGATCGCCGCACCGCCGGAACGCCTCTACGAGGCGTTGCTCGACGCAGCTGCCGTGGCGGCGTGGCGGGTGCCGGAGGGCATGACCTCCGAGGTGCATGCATTCGAGCCGCGCGTCGGAGGCCGCGTCCGCGTCTCGCTCAGCTACGACGATCCGGCGCGAGTGGGGAAGAGCTCCCGGCGGACGGACACCTACGCCGGCCGGTTCACCGAGCTGGTGCCGAACCGGCGCGTGGTCGAGGTGGACGAGTTCGAGACGGACGACCCCGCGCTCCAGGGCGCCATGACGATGGCGTTCGAGCTGACGCCCGAGCGCGGCGGAACCCGTGTGACCGGCTCGCACGATGGGCTCCCGCCCGGGCTCTCCGAGGAGGACAACCGCGAGGGCTGGCGCTCGGCGCTCGACCGGCTCGCAGCCCTCCTCGAGGAAGCCTGA